The nucleotide sequence aagaaaaacaaggcataaattgaatttttttacattatttttctctacagtaccactttacaacaatcctaggtcttatattacttaatttttaataattatttttaatattttctcatatttttacgATTGTTTCGAATCgtcacaaaaaattaaaaaaatatttacattttttaggtCATATAGTATaagtataagccattcaaatgtccatttcggatgccaactccatataaaaaaggtggcattttacgccaatttggaATTCTACTccgttttttggttttttttcctattttttaaatatagaaaggttattaactatttttttcaactAAACGAAAGCTAGGGCACTCAAtcggtcaagtggtagagcactcgctctatgatgcaagtgtcccgggttcgaatcccttttaggtcaccaggaattattctggcgttaaaagtgttcgaattgcatccagtaagcttcactgcacttgattccacgggcatgggactgacaacctcatcccgtacaagaaaaaataataatgcatatctagaaatccccttgggGGAAGGCctttgttccttcatggaatgttgtgccagcattattattattattataaacgAAAGGTAATTAAATTCTATAtacattatgcccagcgcacaataacatttgttttgtaaacatgttattggcatttcaatgagtgtgagagagatctaaatctagtcatctcactcattctcatagaaaattttgaaaacatatttacaaacaaaagttattgcgcgCCGGGTATTAGTGTTATCtctttagcataatattgaatagaattcctaCTGTAAAGctctaaacttaaaattggaataaaatgccactttgggttttaaaatgttaaaaattttgaatgtttctttaattttatcctccatcaattaaaaaaataaataaataaaaaatctcgGTTTTGAAAAGTTGAGTTTCAATTGACCCACCCtgtatttatgatttttctcaAGAGCAAAAATGAAAACACTTTAATTCCTAAAAGGTAAACGTTTTAAATGTTACACATAcctttttaaagtttaaattattaaattactttttcaaaaatataggaTTTCTGGATGAGGTGCATTTTTTTATaatcagaataaaaaaaaatttctcattcTGAAAGGGTCTCAACTCTCAAGAGTATTGCGCTGAGCAGGCTCTTGGCTTACCTTTTTTAGGTTTATATTtacataggggagactagggtagaattagccaggaAATGAAATGTTTCCTTgcttataatttgtgaaaaaccgATTTAAATTAAACTGATAAATAGTTCAATGAATAGAAAGGGAGTTTATCACTCTGAATAAATAggagaaagtgctctcccttcgaaagttcatgccttcgaataatgtgaatttcatttgtttttcgtaagataaatacacaaaattatcacggaattatcaacaattgatgataagccaaataatatttgatagaaatgtgtaagtcttttaaaaaaactaaaagaaaattcacattattcgaaggcatgaacacgttcgaagggagagtactttcccctagtagttTATACTCATTATTCTTTCTCCTCACTGCCTAAATCTGCCCCGATCTCCTCTAATAATATTGCACtggagagataaaaaaaattaatggttATTTCTACAATCCAATAGATTCCGAGGTCAAGGATTAGCCAAGAAGCTCCTGGAGAAAAGTGAAGAAGTCGCCCGAGAGAATGACTTCCGAGTGATGAAGAGTGATGCTACAGGGATTTTCTCCCAGAAGATTTTCAGTTCTCTGGGCTACTGCACAAAATCTGAATATCcatattttgtggaaaatggGCGATCTACCAATTTTGTTGTAGATCCTCCACATGATAAGCTCAAGATCATGTACAAAGTGATCGATTAAGAATCTCCCCTCGCCTTCAATCCATCTGCTTCAAATCCTCTATAAGATCAATGTGATTAATTGCagatatatttttgatttttctgttaaaaaacaaatatgaaaaatatttaagaatcaGAGGAAAATATTCACATTTAGATGTCGTGTTTGTGTGCAGAATGAtctttcagtatttttttctatcacaattttattttattttttatttgaatgtgCCATATCTTTAATATTCTTCACCTCATTGTCATTCTGCACAAAATGTGTTGACTACGTAAAAAAATTCGTACCATTGTGTCTTCTGAAGCACAAGAACCTTTTGACcgaccaatttttaaatattgaatttaaatgaGAAAATTGATGAATATTTTGTCCATTTTTACACACGTTGGCTCATTTGACATTATACAGAGattttatcaaaagaaaaaaagagaacaatAAAGATTACCATTAAATACTCtaacatttatttattattttccatcaaacTCTTTCTCATTATTTTTTCAACTCTTGAGACAgcgatttattgatttttctacgCCGAAATATAACGTCTTTATTTGGAAATACTGTGAACGAGAATTGCAGCGTTATTTACAAAGGAAACAGAAAAGAATTTGGACAACGCGAATGGAATTTCCAGGACCTGATCCTGGCGTGTTGGAGCATACTTAGAAGAGTATATCATCATCCCCTTCATCCAGGAGATTGGATACATCGCGCACATCAATGCCCTGAGCTAACAGTGCAGCCTTGGCAGCTTCTGCTTTGGCCTTGGCTATCTTCTTCTTGTCCTGAATCTTCTTCAGCCGATAGAATTCCTCACGTTCCAACTCATCCAACTCCGAAATGATATAAGCCAGAGTACGTTCAATTCGTGGAATGATCACATGCTCAATTGCGTTCACACGCCTGTTTCATGGAAAGACAATTGGAGTTTACAGAATCGAGGGACGGGAAAAAAATTGGCTCACCTGTTGGTGATCTTAATGACTTCATCGAGAGTCACGAAGGCTGTCTGCAGAGACGCCAATTCCACCAGCAGCTTCACAGCACTCTGGTAGTTTTTCTTAAGTTTACTGATCTGATGACCACCACGAGAAAGACCAGCCAACTCGTACGTATCAGCGCCATCCTGGTAGGACTCAAACACGGGCAAAGTCACACCAGCAACATTGTCCTTCTTCGTGCGAATCTTAATCTGAGCCTTTGTAACATTCTGCAGGACCACTTGATTGAAGTCTCCGGTGGCGAACTTGGCCTCGGCCAGAGAGAAGGCTGCCTCCTTCATCACCTCTCCCATCAGTGTCTTCGTTTCAATGATCTTGCCCAGGATCTGACGGAAGCGCATCTGCAGAGCGTCTGCCTTCTTTTTCAGCAGACCATGACCCTTCTGGGCACCCGCCAGACGGCCCTTCATCAACATCTGGGCCCTGAAGAAAATAAACAAGATACTCACATGACACTGATTCCCAGTCTCACACACCCCATCCAGATTTAAGCTTATTTGTTGCACATTGCAGTGAATTTTTAGCCCAATCACTAAAGAATGAAATATAGTAACTTACCCTCGGGAGGGGAAGATTGCAAGACGATCCTTTCCtgacatttttttaatggaaaatttcctGCGAAGTACCAATTTGCCACAGAAAGTCAGCTGACTTGAACTGCAAAGAGCACTTCTGGTGGTGGACACTGGAAATACTTTTTGCTTATAGCGCCTCTAGTGTTGAAAAAAGCGCGGGTAATTTTGCAAATGAAATTGGCGGGATTACAGTACCTATCAAATGTGCCATTGCCATCTGAAGGAACTCTAAAAAATGTTAGTTAGGAAAATTAATCTATTTTTTCTCTACTCTATTTACTTCTTCTCTACTCTGGAACACACTGGGTAGATATAAATCTAGTAATATCGACAGTTCCATTTCATATTATCCTGTATTATGtatcaattttatataatattaattaaaaggggtggcaaagcgtcccaggctttgcggaatgctagaactcgtgacttagatgctataccactaaagtactttcgcatcatttaccgtttaccggttcccaacagatttgaactgattcataaatcactaaaaAGATCACCCAaactagttttaaaagtaatagaattgattttcagttaaaaattagttatcgattatgaaccggttcattacgggttcaaaaccgattggaatccattcaattttgtcggaaattccaagacctttccaacgagcccaaacatgaccccattggTTTGATATATGCGCTCtatacccgtcaaatcattgctctacctgccgattttactcggaggtttttttgaattttaacggtatattctagtacattcagagaaaatctgcagattctcggcagaatttctccctagaaaatttgcatattacttcacaaaaatattgttgatttatgaagaaactgtagaagttataaagaaaattgtatgctctgcttaacaagcattaccgagtacacattttagatacgtaaaaaaactgcgagcaaaaatactaatttcttaaaaatcgccaatcgaatgatacaaaaacacgaaattttggtcgacactctgtttaaagttttcacttcacttttctctacttgtaacacggcgtcgcagaattctttattttatataaacaccgtgatatcacaaaatataactctattgaattttgcaaactcagtgaaaaatttttccatctcttctgacacatcttgtctggaaagtctggaatgtagaaaaaatcggcagaatatctacagaaattcgtcagagattcgtcagaaaatctgccgaattattctgacgaattttgtcccaagcccaaataaaattcgtaagaatatctacagatattatctgcagatattctgtagaggtgtagattttctctacagaaatcttaaagatatctgcagatattatttgacgggtaggGACttcttaacctttgaccttgaaaaaccgttattaggaataattcaatggtattttcgtaaaaggacgaaatgtccgcttagattatctctaaaatatatcgaaaaatgaaaaaaatcgcacgacgcgttttcgagcaattccaaaaaaacttGGTTTTGAATGGAAAGGGgcggggtggggggaaaatgaggggcatgttaacgatccttgggtcgacttatggggggggggtcctccgaaggtcccaagtcgctatcccTTACCGATTggtctctagagctggcgacagtcggacagacagacagacagacggacaaacagcgtgacgacatttcacagaaatcgtctgaaacgtgaagatttgttgataaaattgttgataaaattgggtggaaggtgaaaattttggggtggtgaaaaaatcgagggattattatTCGAAGTAAACACCATATCTTCATATATATGCATTGAAACATTcatcagtaggggagactggggaaaaaagtcacaaaacggatattttatttttttacaagctaccctagtgctccagaaatttctaattagtgcagtcttataggaaatttactgctctacaactttgtgaaagtcattttcctctattatgtaaggaaatacatttatcgagctgttttctaaaaggtaattttgtgaccattctcaaaaatgctggggcaaatagtagcaggtatgggatattatcatattttgatttgttttattacgggctttcttaaatttaaaaaaaaaatagctaggtgacatatttttatagaaaatttattcctctacacctttttaaaacacagttttctctatctgaacgagaaaagtgcttttcaagctattttagaaaaaaaaatacacaagagactgctaatcgtttgaccaatgcaaacaaaaggCGGCGAGAtgcggaaatgacgtttcttctcgccgtgagacattagaaattgcttcggtctttgttactttttgctccataccttttgttactttttaccccaagtggtcatttttaataaaaggatttctggagaaaagaatctttgtaaaattataatatagatagtggtttcgtaatcaaagagtccaaatcatttaggataTATTTACCAGAGCATCaagtttggaaaataaataggtcaaaaatgatatctgctgtaaggaaaacattttaaaaatagggctaaaaatttcgatattttttattttctaaattccttgttcaaattttaacaaatttacgactttgaagaagacctatggaggccatctatgtaaattttaagccgctacctcttttcttttggaagatattcaagtttcaaattttcaatttgtgactttttgccccagtctcccctatgatacaaaaatttttcaacaaattatacgcaatgaaaaaatttatttgctgGCTGATCTGCAGCGGTGTCCCCTATTACATTGTTTCTCAGtaattaaaatgtattatgCATAGGTTCATTTATTATTGTTAGTAttgtcatttaaaattgttaatttctgaaaaataaaggATATTATATTAACGTTACTCGAAATTATGTTATTTATGATCGACTTGACGTTGTATTACAACAAGAGAGAGCATGCAGCATTGTAGTTTAGACATTTAAAGACTATTTTCGCGAAATCTGTAATTAAAAGACGTTACCTGAGAAGCCGAGCTTGGGGATGGAGGATGATGTCAAAAATGttgatgaaaaattttgaaacttctATACTCAATCATTTCGATGCGATAACTCTTATCCTTTAAGTGGAATCATAGAGAATAACAGACGCTCATACCTACATATTTGCAAGTGtttaaaagttataataaaatgagATAAACCCACTTGTTATAGTCAATTTAAGATTGTTCATAACGGCTCATgaaatgtaatgtttttttataataatgagAACAGCGAACAAACAACACATTATTCggaatatttgtttatttttcttatcaCAATTATTCATCTAATTACATTAATCTTACATGGTTTTTGTATTGTGTTTACTATAAGATAGACCCCAATTTGGAAGGTGCCAAAAGGCACACTCCCACCTCTTACCCACAGGTTTGATTTCCCGCCAGCACCGatagaagattaaaaaattcaaagaaaagcaCTATAAAGGAGAGTTACTTATAAGattatgcataaaaaattgatATGCATGCATTTTTATGTACTAGAAGAGATCAGTCTTTGTGGGGAATGCTGTCCAAGAGCGAAAGAAAGCCGTTCAGTATACTCTTCCGTATGGGAGAGAGCCAGAGTAGGGAATGAGGAGTTTGCTGCCGAAGCGTGACTGGGATCCGGAGCTACTGAGAACGAAAGATATGGAAATACAATAAATGATTAGCAAATTTGAATTAATTGACGAGTGTAATGCTCATAATTGTAAT is from Phlebotomus papatasi isolate M1 chromosome 1, Ppap_2.1, whole genome shotgun sequence and encodes:
- the LOC129810405 gene encoding V-type proton ATPase subunit D, whose amino-acid sequence is MSGKDRLAIFPSRGAQMLMKGRLAGAQKGHGLLKKKADALQMRFRQILGKIIETKTLMGEVMKEAAFSLAEAKFATGDFNQVVLQNVTKAQIKIRTKKDNVAGVTLPVFESYQDGADTYELAGLSRGGHQISKLKKNYQSAVKLLVELASLQTAFVTLDEVIKITNRRVNAIEHVIIPRIERTLAYIISELDELEREEFYRLKKIQDKKKIAKAKAEAAKAALLAQGIDVRDVSNLLDEGDDDILF